Proteins from a single region of Pyrus communis chromosome 6, drPyrComm1.1, whole genome shotgun sequence:
- the LOC137735889 gene encoding uncharacterized protein, whose translation MNASLFLFSSLCFFIGLLSQRVSSQELASTPPRGWNSYDSFIWVITEDEFLESAQIMKEKLLRKGYEYAVVDYLWYRKKVPGADVKSYGFDVIDEWGRPMPDPDRWPSSKDGTGFTEVAAFVHSFGLKFGIHVMRGISTQAFDANTKILDVRTGSPYEEGGRQWTAKDIGIPDRRCAWMDKGFMSVNVELDAGKAFLRSLYYQYADWGVDFVKNDCVFGDDLDVPEITYISEYLQQLHALGQPPILYSLSPGTSATPDMAKPINGMVNMFRITGDDWDSWGDILAHFDVARDFAAANMIGAKGMLGKSWPDLDMLPLGWLSAPETNDGPHRWSNLNLDEQRTQMTLWSMAKSPIMFGGDLRKLTDELMRMLTDDALLDINSFSSNNREFTLLTSNVSAAVKQDDRVRTKQSRRHLTNSKTSNTHSLGLTTCADAKAIGWSAQALDRDIEHICWRDNSRSKHRAPFCLNKRDSLLAIDEDITDKQRYQGKVNLLASDGKDLCLHASPKQKVTSKDVKRGFFSPCRWDANQMWELNPNGTLVNSYSGLCARIDSFEDNKAVTDVARSWIATGTPDEVYVAFFNLFGDWATITGQKADIAKELPMTKLASGSCRGIEEWTGQDLGIVGDTISVSVPSHGAALIILTCS comes from the exons ATGAACGCGTCCTTGTTTCTTTTCAGCTCTCTCTGTTTCTTCATCGGTCTTCTCAGCCagag GGTTTCATCACAAGAACTTGCTAGCACCCCGCCGAGGGGTTGGAACTCGTATGACTCGTTTATCTGGGTTATTACGGAGGACGAGTTCCTGGAGAGTGCCCAAATCATGAAAGAGAAGCTCCTTCGTAAGGGATATGAG TATGCTGTGGTGGATTACCTGTGGTATAGGAAGAAAGTTCCTGGCGCTGATGTCAAATCTTATGGATTTGATGTAATCGATGAATGGGGGAGGCCGATGCCTGATCCAGATAGGTGGCCTTCGTCGAAAGATGGGACAGGGTTCACTGAAGTGGCAGCATTTGTACATAGCTTCGGTCTGAAATTCGGGATCCATGTCATGAGAGGAATAAGTACACAGGCATTTGATGCGAACACCAAGATCTTGGACGTCAGAACG GGGTCTCCTTATGAAGAGGGTGGAAGACAATGGACTGCAAAAGATATAGGGATCCCGGACAGGAGGTGCGCATGGATGGACAAGGGATTCATGAGTGTGAATGTCGAGTTGGATGCCGGAAAGGCCTTCTTGAGGTCACTCTACTACCAGTATGCTGACTGGGGTGTTGATTTTG TAAAAAATGACTGCGTGTTTGGTGATGACTTAGATGTACCTGAAATAACCTATATTTCAGAG TATCTGCAGCAACTGCATGCACTTGGGCAACCGCCTATATTGTATTCTCTATCTCCCGGAACCAGTGCAACGCCTGATATGGCCAAGCCTATAAATGGGATGGTCAACATGTTCCGTATAACTGGGGATGATTGGGATTCATGGGGAGATATTCTAGCCCATTTTGATGTAGCCAG GGATTTTGCTGCTGCTAATATGATAGGAGCCAAAGGCATGCTGGGGAAGTCATGGCCTGACTTAGATATGCTACCGTTGGGATGGCTTAGTGCACCAG AAACAAATGACGGTCCACACAGATGGTCGAATCTCAATTTAGATGAGCAAAGAACACAG ATGACTTTGTGGTCTATGGCCAAGTCTCCTATCATGTTTGGAGGAGATTTGAGAAAACTTACAGATGAATTAATGAGAATGCTCACAGATGATGCCTTGCTGGACATAAATTCTTTTAGCTCAAATAATAGGGAG TTTACACTCTTGACAAGTAATGTGAGCGCAGCCGTTAAGCAAGATGATCGAGTTCGCACCAAGCAATCAAGAAGACATCtgacaaattcaaaaacttcaaaTACACATTCTCTCGGCCTCACTACCTGTGCAGATGCAAAAGCAATTGGTTGGTCTGCTCAAGCTCTTGACCGAGATATTGAACACATATGCTGGAGAGATAACTCAAGGAGCAAACACCGGGCACCTTTTTGCTTAAACAAAAGAGATTCTCTCTTGGCAAT AGATGAAGATATAACGGACAAACAGCGATATCAGGGGAAGGTCAATTTATTAGCAAGTGATGGAAAGGATCTTTGCTTGCATGCTTCTCCTAAACAAAAGGTTACTTCGAAGGACGTTAAGAGAGGTTTCTTTTCACCTTGTAGATGGGATGCGAACCAG ATGTGGGAGTTGAACCCCAATGGAACCTTGGTGAATAGTTATTCCGGCCTCTGCGCAAGAATTGATTCCTTTGAAG ATAACAAAGCCGTCACTGATGTTGCTCGCTCTTGGATTGCAACTGGAACCCCAG ATGAAGTATACGTAGCGTTTTTCAATCTGTTTGGCGACTGGGCTACTATAACCGGGCAAAAAGCAGACATAGCCAAAGAACTTCCAATGACGAAATTGGCCAGCGGTTCGTGCAGGGGAATAGAAGAATGGACGGGACAAGACTTGGGGATTGTAGGCGACACAATTTCAGTTTCGGTTCCGTCGCACGGGGCTGCACTGATTATCCTGACCTGCAGTTAG
- the LOC137737108 gene encoding probable alpha-galactosidase D isoform X2: MNVSLFLFSFLCLLLGLFSQRVSSQDRASTPPRGWNSYDSFIWTISEEEFSTNAEIMAKQLLPHGYEYAVVDYLWYRRKVPGAYVDSLGFDVIDEWGRPIPDPVRWPSSRGGKGFTKVAAKVHSLGLKFGIHVMRGISTQAVNANTFILDTNTGTAYKEAGRKWTAKDIGIKERTCAWMHNGFMSVNTELGAGKAFLRSLYKQYAEWGVDFVKNDCVFGEDLDVPEITYISEILKQLERPILYSLSPGTRVTPDMAKAISGMVNMYRITGDDWDSWGDVLAHFDITRDFAAADMIGAKGLLGKSWPDLDMLPLGWLSDPGSNHGPHRWTNLGSGEQRTQMTLWSIARSPLMFGGDLRKLPDELMRIITNDVVLEIDSFSSNNREFSYITSNVNARAVKNDDKFHTWQSRRHLTNAKTANTHAFGLTTCADAKAIGWSTQSLDQDLEHICWTENSRRKHQAPFCLNKRDSLLAIDEDITDKHQYQGKVNLLASDGTDRCLHASPKRRVTSKDVKRGFFSPCRWDANQMWELNPNGTLVNSYSGLCARIDPFEAKAINNVARSWIATGRKGEIYVAFFNLLGKLATITAERADLARELPMTKLVRGSCEGSEVWTGRYLGVIGNSISFSVIPHGVALIVLHCS; this comes from the exons ATGAATGTCTCCTTGTTCCTCTTCAGCTTTCTCTGCCTCTTACTCGGTCTCTTCAGCCAgag GGTATCATCACAAGATCGCGCTAGCACCCCGCCCAGAGGTTGGAACTCGTACGACTCGTTTATCTGGACTATTTCAGAGGAAGAGTTCTCCACAAATGCCGAAATCATGGCAAAGCAGCTCCTTCCTCATGGATATGAG TATGCTGTGGTGGATTACCTGTGGTATAGGAGAAAAGTTCCAGGCGCTTATGTTGATTCTCTTGGGTTTGATGTGATTGATGAGTGGGGGAGGCCTATACCTGATCCAGTTAGGTGGCCTTCGTCGAGAGGTGGGAAGGGGTTCACTAAAGTGGCAGCAAAAGTACATAGCCTCGGTTTGAAATTTGGGATTCATGTCATGAGAGGAATAAGTACACAGGCAGTAAATGCGAATACCTTTATCTTGGACACCAACACG GGGACTGCTTACAAAGAGGCTGGAAGAAAATGGACTGCAAAAGATATAGGGATTAAGGAGAGGACATGCGCATGGATGCACAATGGTTTCATGAGTGTGAATACCGAGTTGGGCGCTGGAAAGGCCTTCTTGAGGTCACTCTATAAACAGTATGCTGAATGGGGTGTTGATTTtg TGAAAAATGACTGCGTGTTTGGTGAAGACTTAGATGTACCCGAAATAACCTATATTTCAGAG ATTCTGAAGCAACTTGAGCGTCCTATATTGTATTCTCTATCTCCTGGAACCAGAGTAACACCTGATATGGCCAAGGCTATAAGTGGGATGGTCAACATGTACCGTATAACTGGGGATGATTGGGATTCATGGGGAGATGTTCTAGCCCATTTTGATATAACCAG GGATTTTGCTGCTGCCGATATGATAGGAGCCAAAGGCTTGCTGGGGAAGTCATGGCCTGACTTAGATATGCTCCCATTGGGATGGCTTAGCGATCCAG GTTCAAATCATGGTCCTCACAGATGGACTAATCTCGGTTCAGGGGAGCAACGAACACAG ATGACTTTGTGGTCTATTGCCAGGTCTCCTCTCATGTTTGGAGGAGATTTGAGAAAACTTCCAGATGAATTAATGAGAATCATCACAAATGACGTCGTGCTGGAGATAGATTCTTTTAGCTCAAATAATAGGGAG TTTTCATACATTACCAGTAATGTGAATGCGAGGGCCGTTAAGAATGATGATAAGTTTCACACCTGGCAATCAAGAAGACATCTGACAAATGCAAAAACTGCAAATACACATGCTTTTGGTCTCACTACCTGTGCAGATGCGAAAGCAATTGGTTGGTCCACTCAATCTCTTGACCAAGATCTTGAACACATCTGCTGGACGGAAAACTCAAGGAGAAAACATCAGGCACCTTTTTGCTTAAACAAGAGAGATTCGCTCTTGGCAAT AGATGAAGACATAACAGACAAACATCAATATCAGGGGAAGGTCAATTTATTAGCAAGTGATGGAACAGATCGCTGCTTGCATGCTTCTCCTAAACGAAGGGTTACTTCGAAGGACGTTAAGAGAGGTTTCTTTTCACCTTGTAGATGGGATGCAAACCAG ATGTGGGAGTTAAACCCCAACGGAACCTTGGTGAATAGTTATTCTGGCCTCTGTGCAAGAATTGATCCTTTTGAAG CTAAGGCCATTAACAATGTTGCCCGCTCTTGGATTGCAACTGGAAGAAAAG GAGAAATATACGTAGCGTTTTTCAATTTGCTCGGTAAATTGGCTACTATAACCGCAGAAAGAGCAGACTTGGCCAGAGAACTTCCAATGACAAAATTGGTCAGAGGTTCCTGCGAAGGATCGGAAGTATGGACGGGACGGTACTTAGGGGTAATAGGCAACTCAATTTCATTTTCGGTTATACCACACGGGGTTGCACTGATTGTCCTGCACTGTAGTTAG
- the LOC137737108 gene encoding probable alpha-galactosidase D isoform X1, which translates to MNVSLFLFSFLCLLLGLFSQRVSSQDRASTPPRGWNSYDSFIWTISEEEFSTNAEIMAKQLLPHGYEYAVVDYLWYRRKVPGAYVDSLGFDVIDEWGRPIPDPVRWPSSRGGKGFTKVAAKVHSLGLKFGIHVMRGISTQAVNANTFILDTNTGTAYKEAGRKWTAKDIGIKERTCAWMHNGFMSVNTELGAGKAFLRSLYKQYAEWGVDFVKNDCVFGEDLDVPEITYISEILKQLERPILYSLSPGTRVTPDMAKAISGMVNMYRITGDDWDSWGDVLAHFDITRDFAAADMIGAKGLLGKSWPDLDMLPLGWLSDPGSNHGPHRWTNLGSGEQRTQMTLWSIARSPLMFGGDLRKLPDELMRIITNDVVLEIDSFSSNNREFSYITSNVNARAVKNDDKFHTWQSRRHLTNAKTANTHAFGLTTCADAKAIGWSTQSLDQDLEHICWTENSRRKHQAPFCLNKRDSLLAIDEDITDKHQYQGKVNLLASDGTDRCLHASPKRRVTSKDVKRGFFSPCRWDANQMWELNPNGTLVNSYSGLCARIDPFEGNKLKPKAINNVARSWIATGRKGEIYVAFFNLLGKLATITAERADLARELPMTKLVRGSCEGSEVWTGRYLGVIGNSISFSVIPHGVALIVLHCS; encoded by the exons ATGAATGTCTCCTTGTTCCTCTTCAGCTTTCTCTGCCTCTTACTCGGTCTCTTCAGCCAgag GGTATCATCACAAGATCGCGCTAGCACCCCGCCCAGAGGTTGGAACTCGTACGACTCGTTTATCTGGACTATTTCAGAGGAAGAGTTCTCCACAAATGCCGAAATCATGGCAAAGCAGCTCCTTCCTCATGGATATGAG TATGCTGTGGTGGATTACCTGTGGTATAGGAGAAAAGTTCCAGGCGCTTATGTTGATTCTCTTGGGTTTGATGTGATTGATGAGTGGGGGAGGCCTATACCTGATCCAGTTAGGTGGCCTTCGTCGAGAGGTGGGAAGGGGTTCACTAAAGTGGCAGCAAAAGTACATAGCCTCGGTTTGAAATTTGGGATTCATGTCATGAGAGGAATAAGTACACAGGCAGTAAATGCGAATACCTTTATCTTGGACACCAACACG GGGACTGCTTACAAAGAGGCTGGAAGAAAATGGACTGCAAAAGATATAGGGATTAAGGAGAGGACATGCGCATGGATGCACAATGGTTTCATGAGTGTGAATACCGAGTTGGGCGCTGGAAAGGCCTTCTTGAGGTCACTCTATAAACAGTATGCTGAATGGGGTGTTGATTTtg TGAAAAATGACTGCGTGTTTGGTGAAGACTTAGATGTACCCGAAATAACCTATATTTCAGAG ATTCTGAAGCAACTTGAGCGTCCTATATTGTATTCTCTATCTCCTGGAACCAGAGTAACACCTGATATGGCCAAGGCTATAAGTGGGATGGTCAACATGTACCGTATAACTGGGGATGATTGGGATTCATGGGGAGATGTTCTAGCCCATTTTGATATAACCAG GGATTTTGCTGCTGCCGATATGATAGGAGCCAAAGGCTTGCTGGGGAAGTCATGGCCTGACTTAGATATGCTCCCATTGGGATGGCTTAGCGATCCAG GTTCAAATCATGGTCCTCACAGATGGACTAATCTCGGTTCAGGGGAGCAACGAACACAG ATGACTTTGTGGTCTATTGCCAGGTCTCCTCTCATGTTTGGAGGAGATTTGAGAAAACTTCCAGATGAATTAATGAGAATCATCACAAATGACGTCGTGCTGGAGATAGATTCTTTTAGCTCAAATAATAGGGAG TTTTCATACATTACCAGTAATGTGAATGCGAGGGCCGTTAAGAATGATGATAAGTTTCACACCTGGCAATCAAGAAGACATCTGACAAATGCAAAAACTGCAAATACACATGCTTTTGGTCTCACTACCTGTGCAGATGCGAAAGCAATTGGTTGGTCCACTCAATCTCTTGACCAAGATCTTGAACACATCTGCTGGACGGAAAACTCAAGGAGAAAACATCAGGCACCTTTTTGCTTAAACAAGAGAGATTCGCTCTTGGCAAT AGATGAAGACATAACAGACAAACATCAATATCAGGGGAAGGTCAATTTATTAGCAAGTGATGGAACAGATCGCTGCTTGCATGCTTCTCCTAAACGAAGGGTTACTTCGAAGGACGTTAAGAGAGGTTTCTTTTCACCTTGTAGATGGGATGCAAACCAG ATGTGGGAGTTAAACCCCAACGGAACCTTGGTGAATAGTTATTCTGGCCTCTGTGCAAGAATTGATCCTTTTGAAGGTAATAAATTAAAAC CTAAGGCCATTAACAATGTTGCCCGCTCTTGGATTGCAACTGGAAGAAAAG GAGAAATATACGTAGCGTTTTTCAATTTGCTCGGTAAATTGGCTACTATAACCGCAGAAAGAGCAGACTTGGCCAGAGAACTTCCAATGACAAAATTGGTCAGAGGTTCCTGCGAAGGATCGGAAGTATGGACGGGACGGTACTTAGGGGTAATAGGCAACTCAATTTCATTTTCGGTTATACCACACGGGGTTGCACTGATTGTCCTGCACTGTAGTTAG
- the LOC137737435 gene encoding protein PECTIC ARABINOGALACTAN SYNTHESIS-RELATED-like, producing the protein MTYSPKRAMAELRHSISMGARATSSPMKRDEDSSPLISDTEPQDDDDGRGRPPFKDRDRPLLSHFQSICPSLSDDPNSSRISLFIVIAVAIFGLVSILAIVKRVNAPYLCKKDGITLHCPHVKESPSLWENPYSATTSWKPCAERRLGGISDLPPENETTGYIFIHAEGGLNQQRIAICNAVAVAKIMNATLILPVLKQDQIWKDQTKFEDIFDVDHFIDYLKDDVRIVRDIPEWFTDKAELFTSIRRTVKNIPKYAPAQFYIDNVLPRIKEKKIMALKPFVDRLGYDNVPQEINRLRCRVNYHALKFLPEIEEMADLLASRMRNRTGGSNPYMALHLRFEKGMVGLSFCDFVGTREEKALMAEYRYKEWPRRYKNGTHLWQLALQKRKEGRCPLEPGEVAVILRAMGYPKETQIYVASGQVYGGHNRMAPLRNMFPNLVTKEELAAKPELDKFRKHVTSLAALDFLVCLKSDVFVMTHGGNFAKLIIGARRYMGHRQKSIKPDKGLMSKSFGDPYMGWATFADDVVVTHETRTGLPEATFPNYDLWENPLTPCMCKA; encoded by the exons ATGACTTACAGTCCGAAACGAGCCATGGCGGAGCTCAGGCACTCCATCTCGATGGGGGCTCGAGCCACTTCTTCTCCAATGAAGCGCGACGAGGACTCCTCCCCTCTCATCTCCGACACTGAGCCCCAAGACGACGACGACGGCCGCGGTCGCCCCCCCTTCAAGGATCGCGACCGTCCCCTCCTCTCCCATTTCCAATCCATCTGCCCCTCCCTTTCCGATGACCCCAACAGCTCCAGGATCTCACTCTTCATCGTCATCGCTGTCGCAATCTTCGGCCTGGTCTCGATTCTGGCGATCGTGAAACGAGTG AATGCTCCTTACTTGTGTAAAAAAGATGGCATTACTCTTCACTGCCCTCAT GTCAAGGAATCGCCTTCGCTGTGGGAGAATCCGTATTCAGCAAccacatcttggaagccctgtGCCGAGCGCCGCCTTGGTGGGATTTCAG ATCTTCCACCCGAAAACGAAACAACTGGGTACATATTTATTCACGCTGAAGGTGGTTTAAATCAGCAAAGAATTGCG ATATGCAATGCAGTAGCTGTGGCTAAAATAATGAATGCCACCCTTATTTTGCCTGTGCTGAAGCAGGACCAGATTTGGAAAGACCAAAC GAAGTTTGAAGATATCTTTGATGTTGACCATTTCATTGATTACCTGAAGGATGATGTACGAATTGTTCGTGATATTCCTGAGTGGTTTACTGACAAAGCTGAGCTATTTACAAGTATAAG acGAACAGTAAAGAACATTCCAAAGTATGCACCTGCACAATTTTACATAGACAATGTTCTGCCACGAAttaaggagaagaagataatgGCCCTAAAACCTTTTGTTGATCGACTCGG GTATGACAATGTCCCTCAAGAAATCAACAGGCTAAGGTGCAGGGTGAATTATCATGCTCTTAAATTTCTTCCCGAGATAGAAGAGATGGCTGATCTGTTGGCATCAAGGATGAGAAATCGCACTGGAGGTTCCAATCCTTATAT GGCCCTTCATCTTAGGTTTGAGAAAGGAATGGTAGGCTTATCTTTCTGTGATTTTGTGGGCACAAGGGAAGAGAAAGCTCTAATGGCAGAATATAGATATAAAGAATGGCCGAGACGATACAAG AATGGTACCCATCTATGGCAACTAGCCCTGCAGAAGCGAAAGGAAGGGCGATGCCCCCTTGAGCCTGGGGAAGTGGCCGTCATTCTTCGAGCAATGGGCTATCCTAAGGAAACTCAAATTTATGTTGCTTCAGGACAGGTTTATGGTGGCCACAACAGGATGGCGCCGCTGAGGAACATGTTCCCAAATCTG GTAACAAAAGAAGAGTTGGCAGCCAAGCCGGAGTTGGATAAATTCAGGAAGCATGTGACTAGCTTGGCAGCGCTCGACTTCCTGGTGTGCTTGAAGTCTGATGTATTCGTGATGACCCACGGAGGAAACTTTGCTAAGCTGATCATAGGGGCACGCAGGTACATGGGTCATcgtcaaaaatcaataaaaccAGACAAGGGGCTGATGTCCAAGTCTTTTGGGGACCCTTACATGGGCTGGGCCACCTTTGCAGACGATGTAGTAGTCACCCACGAAACACGAACTGGATTACCAGAAGCGACCTTCCCAAACTACGACTTGTGGGAGAACCCTCTAACTCCTTGCATGTGTAAAGCTTGA